The following are from one region of the Ignavibacteriota bacterium genome:
- a CDS encoding S8 family serine peptidase: MRFSLFFLIILLTSISHFTSAQSTYFIKYKSDVSLAEVEQKVQQDQFVPAGIQLRLQSETKSVDHLAKGIAKADEVIGRIIKITFTDDVDESQFLQLKNLDPTIEYVQKSVNYKIDFVPNDSLLSQQWALEKIQAFDAWDVTTGSDTVLLGIIDTGIDYYHPDLKNKIWQNPGETGNGKETNGIDDDNNGFVDDYRGWDFTDRVGFPFDSTGGDYLNWDNDPFDEYGHGTNISGIAGAETNNYTGIAGVAPNIKLVNLRAFDPGGYGEEDDVAAAILYAVQMKVKVLNMSFGDYSFSYVLRDVIRYAYSKNIVLVGSSGNSTPPSTDPHYPSGYSEVICVGNSTVYDFIATNSNYGSTLDLVAPGTLIMSTAKDNKYALVSGTSAATPHVAATAALILSLESFTNEEVKQIIKSTTDDIMEPGWDIESGAGRLNTHRALTTLAPSIIKFNHPYQDFAILDDSLKINATVLSPLFSYYSLYYGYGFNPTNWTSLINQGSNQFSDQDIYSLTLSNLPDSVYCLRLVVQLTNGRTLEERVNFYIQRTPPEVIIVGDGPIYYGDRSTIQAEIYTSQRSVVRMFYRKYGMGDFNFITLDGFNTNNQFVKQLHYGFIPKELAEPNTVYEVYYEAENLAGLKNTVLDTLNNLSYFVWVTSPLPEIVMPTEMSFTLPAGYVFSRPVSFLSENYNEIFFQQFYASRDAYFGLYVLDNDSFNKIDSIKNKIPRLFGDFNNNGKKDFVSILYPKVNIDEQEQPNTFNLTTAFNGSRIYYPIIIENLTGDEQYELITQSDDNRYYILWTIKSDLSVDSVQSFYKKFNDNLEGNFPFNNATTGNLITTDTDGDLRKEVWFMDADADLKGYEMDGSGYLAKIDSFITQGLRINQSNVFDVGDYDGDGTQDFAILYNTNSIAPNFLLLILTYKNNSFEIITSKVFMDQSAEFSGLFNEAYQSLGFIDVDNDGIDELVLNIFPYAYIMKKDITGDKFIYFEENINTFSVFKGDLNGNGTPEVLYNYIDGAKFYEFSLPNQPPIPNNVEGFSIDSSSIFLSWLGSVDQYYIYRGLSADNLELIDSTIATTQYVNFNLTQNTNYYYAIQSFDLSKPDPYSNLSRVIKVYSHKPGEVISAIVSSSKAVTVNFSEKMSNTIENLQAFKLNGNVFPNSISPASQYSYLLTFRDVIPVGINVLEVSGLRDLYGSSIEPSTISFNMDSVIVNPEFFISSFKIVDAYNIRVIFNLEVDEQSATDVNNYFFEPYNKASSVKVDATDKKIININLNGQKPVGSIGREYVLRVKDIFSSPSTGSLKINEGAGSYIVLSTFASDLSNVYVYPNPVHPESGESLTFANLPKYAHITIWTIDGNRIGEIEEADGNGGVTFELKDLNGNTLSSGIYVYRVVMLDESKNEQEEKLGKFAVIK, encoded by the coding sequence ATGAGATTTAGTCTGTTTTTTCTGATAATTCTGCTAACATCCATTTCTCATTTCACATCAGCACAGAGTACATATTTTATCAAGTATAAATCAGATGTTTCATTAGCTGAAGTTGAGCAAAAAGTTCAGCAGGATCAGTTTGTTCCGGCAGGGATTCAGTTGAGATTGCAATCTGAAACTAAGTCGGTTGATCATCTTGCTAAAGGAATAGCAAAGGCTGACGAAGTAATAGGAAGAATAATAAAGATTACATTCACTGATGATGTTGATGAATCACAATTTCTTCAACTAAAAAATCTTGACCCGACAATTGAGTATGTACAAAAATCGGTCAACTATAAAATTGATTTTGTACCAAATGATAGCTTATTATCACAGCAGTGGGCATTGGAGAAAATTCAGGCATTTGACGCATGGGATGTAACAACCGGATCTGATACAGTTCTACTTGGTATCATTGATACGGGAATTGATTATTACCATCCCGACCTCAAAAACAAAATCTGGCAGAATCCGGGTGAGACTGGTAATGGCAAAGAAACGAATGGAATTGATGACGATAACAATGGATTTGTTGATGATTATCGTGGTTGGGATTTTACAGATCGTGTAGGTTTTCCATTCGATTCCACAGGTGGTGATTATCTCAATTGGGATAACGATCCATTCGATGAATATGGTCATGGAACTAACATTTCGGGAATTGCAGGAGCCGAAACAAATAATTACACCGGGATTGCTGGCGTCGCTCCAAATATTAAACTTGTGAACCTGCGAGCATTCGATCCGGGTGGATATGGTGAAGAAGATGATGTTGCAGCAGCGATCCTTTATGCTGTTCAGATGAAGGTTAAAGTTCTGAATATGAGCTTTGGTGATTATTCTTTCTCATATGTTCTCAGAGATGTGATTAGATATGCTTATTCAAAAAATATAGTACTTGTTGGAAGTTCAGGGAATAGTACACCTCCATCAACTGATCCACATTATCCATCAGGATATTCGGAAGTAATTTGTGTAGGTAATTCTACAGTGTATGATTTCATTGCAACAAATTCGAACTATGGTTCAACTTTGGATTTAGTTGCCCCAGGTACACTAATAATGAGTACAGCAAAAGATAATAAATATGCCCTGGTCAGCGGTACATCAGCTGCAACTCCTCATGTTGCGGCAACTGCTGCATTAATTCTTTCCTTAGAAAGTTTTACTAATGAAGAAGTTAAGCAAATTATTAAATCTACAACAGATGATATAATGGAACCAGGTTGGGATATAGAAAGCGGCGCTGGAAGGTTAAATACGCACCGAGCATTAACAACGCTTGCCCCTTCTATAATTAAGTTCAATCATCCTTACCAGGATTTTGCGATTCTAGATGATTCCTTAAAAATAAATGCGACAGTTCTTTCACCATTGTTCTCATATTATAGTCTTTATTATGGCTATGGATTTAATCCAACGAATTGGACGTCTCTAATCAATCAGGGAAGTAATCAGTTTTCTGATCAGGATATTTACTCACTTACTCTTTCAAATTTACCAGACAGTGTTTATTGTTTAAGACTGGTTGTTCAATTAACAAACGGTAGAACGCTTGAAGAAAGAGTCAATTTTTATATACAGAGGACTCCACCAGAGGTTATTATAGTTGGAGATGGACCTATTTACTATGGAGATAGGTCAACAATTCAAGCTGAAATTTATACGAGCCAACGGTCTGTAGTAAGAATGTTTTATAGGAAATATGGAATGGGTGATTTTAATTTTATTACACTAGATGGATTTAACACAAATAATCAATTTGTTAAGCAACTGCATTATGGATTTATCCCGAAGGAATTAGCTGAGCCCAATACAGTTTACGAAGTTTATTATGAAGCTGAAAATCTTGCAGGATTAAAAAATACAGTCTTAGATACTTTAAACAATTTGTCATATTTTGTCTGGGTAACATCTCCACTGCCGGAAATAGTTATGCCTACAGAAATGAGTTTTACACTTCCAGCAGGTTATGTTTTTAGTAGACCTGTAAGTTTTCTCTCGGAGAATTACAATGAAATTTTCTTTCAACAATTTTATGCTTCACGAGATGCTTATTTTGGATTGTATGTTCTTGATAATGACTCATTCAATAAAATAGACTCAATAAAGAATAAAATCCCAAGATTATTTGGTGACTTTAATAATAACGGGAAAAAAGATTTCGTAAGTATTTTATATCCTAAAGTAAATATTGACGAACAAGAACAACCAAATACATTCAATTTAACGACAGCCTTTAATGGGAGTAGGATTTATTATCCAATAATTATTGAAAATTTGACTGGCGATGAGCAGTATGAATTAATAACACAAAGTGATGATAATAGATATTACATCTTATGGACAATAAAAAGCGACCTTTCAGTTGATAGTGTTCAATCATTTTATAAAAAATTTAATGACAATTTGGAAGGAAATTTTCCATTTAATAATGCAACTACGGGTAACCTTATTACTACAGATACTGATGGTGATCTGCGAAAAGAGGTTTGGTTTATGGATGCAGATGCCGATTTAAAAGGATACGAAATGGACGGATCAGGATATTTGGCAAAAATAGATAGTTTTATTACTCAAGGATTAAGAATAAATCAGAGTAATGTATTTGATGTAGGCGATTATGATGGAGATGGAACTCAAGATTTTGCGATTCTTTATAATACAAATTCAATTGCTCCAAATTTTCTGCTGCTCATTCTTACATACAAGAATAATTCTTTTGAAATTATCACTTCTAAAGTCTTTATGGATCAATCCGCTGAATTTAGCGGACTATTCAATGAAGCTTATCAATCTTTGGGATTTATTGATGTTGACAATGATGGAATCGATGAATTGGTGCTTAATATCTTTCCTTATGCATATATAATGAAGAAAGATATTACTGGTGATAAGTTTATTTATTTTGAGGAAAATATTAATACATTTAGTGTATTTAAAGGTGATTTAAATGGTAATGGTACTCCGGAAGTTTTGTACAATTATATCGATGGTGCAAAATTCTATGAATTTAGTTTACCAAACCAGCCTCCTATTCCTAATAATGTTGAAGGTTTTAGTATCGATTCAAGCAGCATTTTTCTGTCCTGGCTGGGAAGTGTGGACCAATATTACATTTACCGTGGATTGTCTGCTGATAATCTGGAATTAATTGATTCCACTATTGCCACAACTCAATATGTCAACTTTAATCTTACGCAAAACACAAACTACTATTACGCAATACAGTCATTCGATCTATCAAAGCCTGATCCATATTCAAATTTATCAAGGGTTATTAAAGTGTACAGCCACAAGCCGGGAGAAGTAATTTCTGCCATCGTTTCGAGCAGTAAAGCCGTAACAGTAAATTTTTCGGAAAAGATGAGCAACACAATTGAAAATCTGCAGGCATTCAAACTAAATGGTAATGTTTTTCCAAATTCTATTTCACCGGCAAGTCAGTACTCATATCTGCTTACATTCAGAGATGTAATTCCTGTTGGCATAAATGTACTGGAAGTATCAGGACTACGTGATCTGTATGGGTCATCAATTGAGCCATCAACTATTTCATTTAATATGGATTCGGTAATAGTCAATCCGGAATTTTTTATCAGTTCATTCAAAATAGTAGATGCGTATAACATCAGAGTTATATTTAACCTTGAAGTTGATGAACAAAGCGCTACCGATGTTAATAATTATTTCTTCGAACCGTATAATAAAGCTTCTTCAGTTAAGGTTGATGCAACTGATAAAAAAATAATCAATATCAATTTGAACGGACAGAAACCTGTTGGATCAATCGGCAGGGAATATGTGTTGAGAGTAAAAGATATATTTTCATCTCCATCTACAGGAAGCTTGAAAATAAATGAAGGTGCTGGTAGTTACATAGTGCTTTCTACTTTCGCAAGTGATTTGTCAAACGTTTATGTATATCCGAATCCTGTGCATCCGGAGAGCGGGGAATCATTAACTTTTGCAAATCTGCCAAAGTATGCTCATATTACTATCTGGACAATTGATGGAAATCGTATTGGAGAAATTGAAGAAGCAGATGGTAATGGTGGAGTTACATTTGAATTAAAAGATTTGAACGGGAATACACTTTCTTCCGGAATATATGTTTACAGAGTTGTAATGCTTGATGAATCAAAGAATGAACAGGAAGAAAAACTCGGTAAATTTGCAGTGATAAAATGA
- the ftsY gene encoding signal recognition particle-docking protein FtsY, producing the protein MKFFNNINITRLKEGLNKTREKLVNRITETFSGKAVIDDNTLDELEEILITADMGAELSEKIITNLRINLKTENDRTFSNILNLLKVELLQIVTDHNNTSSKTIDSKPFVILIVGINGVGKTTTIGKLANNFRQAGNKVIVGAADTFRAAANEQLDIWARRAGVDIVKLDIGSDPSSVAFETVKRAVRESYDIVLIDTAGRLQSKVNLMNELSKIKNAISKSLPGAPNETFLVLDANLGQNTISQANEFAKVINLTGLIITKLDGTAKGGTIFQICDSNKVPVRYIGVGEKIDDLQTFDPTIFVDALFKTNHHN; encoded by the coding sequence ATGAAATTTTTTAATAATATTAATATTACACGTCTTAAAGAGGGTTTAAATAAAACCAGGGAAAAACTTGTAAACCGAATCACCGAAACATTTTCGGGTAAAGCTGTAATTGATGATAATACTTTAGATGAGCTCGAGGAAATACTTATCACCGCTGATATGGGCGCTGAACTTTCAGAAAAAATAATTACAAATCTCAGAATCAATCTTAAAACAGAAAACGACCGAACTTTTTCAAACATTTTGAATTTGCTTAAAGTTGAGTTGCTTCAAATCGTAACTGATCACAATAATACTTCTTCAAAAACAATTGACTCCAAACCATTTGTGATTCTTATAGTCGGAATCAATGGAGTAGGGAAGACTACAACGATCGGCAAACTCGCTAATAATTTTAGACAAGCAGGTAATAAAGTTATTGTTGGTGCTGCCGATACATTCAGAGCAGCAGCAAATGAACAACTTGATATATGGGCTCGGCGAGCAGGAGTTGATATCGTTAAACTTGATATCGGTTCAGATCCCTCTTCTGTTGCTTTCGAAACTGTTAAAAGAGCGGTTCGTGAAAGCTATGATATTGTTTTAATTGATACTGCAGGAAGACTTCAGAGCAAGGTCAATTTGATGAATGAGTTGAGCAAAATTAAAAATGCTATATCAAAAAGTCTTCCTGGTGCTCCCAATGAAACATTTCTCGTTCTTGACGCAAATCTTGGTCAAAATACTATCTCACAAGCAAATGAGTTTGCAAAAGTTATCAACTTAACCGGACTCATTATCACAAAACTTGATGGAACAGCTAAAGGCGGAACAATCTTTCAAATTTGTGATTCGAATAAAGTACCAGTCAGATATATTGGTGTTGGAGAAAAAATTGATGATCTTCAAACTTTTGATCCAACAATCTTTGTTGACGCACTTTTCAAAACTAATCACCACAATTAA
- a CDS encoding 3-dehydroquinate dehydratase → MRIIIINGPNLNLMEKRPADIYGNISLTEIEKIVKTAYPKHQFEFFQSNHEGELIERIQSADSTFDGLVINPGGFSHTSVAIKDALELCSVPKIEVHLSNIASRENFRNVMLTASSCNGYISGFREKGYLAAVFLLEKITAK, encoded by the coding sequence ATGAGAATTATAATTATAAATGGTCCTAACTTAAATCTCATGGAAAAACGTCCAGCAGACATATATGGAAATATCTCATTAACCGAAATCGAAAAAATTGTAAAGACAGCATATCCAAAACATCAGTTCGAGTTTTTTCAAAGCAATCACGAGGGCGAATTAATTGAAAGAATCCAATCTGCTGATTCAACATTTGATGGATTAGTGATTAATCCCGGTGGTTTCTCACATACTTCAGTTGCGATCAAAGATGCTCTCGAACTTTGTTCAGTTCCTAAAATTGAGGTCCATTTATCGAATATTGCTTCCCGCGAAAACTTTAGGAATGTTATGCTAACTGCTTCAAGTTGTAATGGTTACATAAGCGGTTTTAGAGAAAAGGGTTATCTTGCAGCAGTTTTCCTTCTTGAGAAAATAACAGCAAAGTAA
- a CDS encoding CBS domain-containing protein — MAAKIREFFKGKFRNLSLPDYLSFTIYSLLIGIVAGLSAVFFHNSIDFFNGLFFEQTAEGLFFLGAGAVIVLPAIGMLIQALMIKIAPVIAQKKGVPEVVKSVALRGGYIPLKTTIFHFLAPVICIGSGGTVGPEGPAAQLGGGVSSKICQLLGLSDVRRRVFTAAGSGAAIAAIFNTPLGGVFFAIELILLNDFSAPTLSAIILAAVSASTISRELLGGESVIVFSSTDAGSYHYLYMYMVLGIIGGLFSVLFLRYSNLTNYFFKKILFPRLIPQWLIMIIVGLIMGISGYYYKDIFGIGYSGINNIIAGKVLWKVVLVLFALKFLLVPLIINSGGFGGMFAPSLFMGACIGFLFATGANYFLGMNLDTTTYILVGMGTMLGGINTIPITAILMIFEMTQEYSFMLPLMLAVIVSTIISRLVQKKSFHLRHLEEQGYQVNEGRERNILKSILIRDLELKPLNSIKETTRLPDLINKLIKGPGSSLYVINDENRITGVITEVELKNIMTEYENVKDFIVATDIANPNLVFLAPEDNLDYVLRLFSKVNADSLPVINDDDENKILGAVSRSEILEIYNLETLKANLAEGLSEDIKSIREIGTSSVATGYSITEKIVLPEMIGKSLRELKIRSIFGLEVLMIKHSNELFDDTEIEETIISAEPDYKLKVGDKLVIFGKDENIKAFKKE, encoded by the coding sequence ATGGCAGCGAAAATTCGTGAATTCTTCAAAGGTAAATTTCGAAATTTATCCTTGCCCGATTATCTCAGTTTTACTATCTACTCATTACTGATTGGAATAGTCGCTGGTTTATCAGCAGTATTTTTTCACAATTCAATAGATTTCTTTAACGGATTATTTTTTGAGCAGACAGCTGAAGGATTGTTTTTTCTTGGTGCAGGTGCCGTAATAGTTCTGCCTGCTATTGGAATGCTCATACAGGCTTTAATGATAAAAATAGCACCTGTAATTGCTCAGAAAAAAGGAGTGCCTGAAGTTGTTAAATCAGTAGCTCTCCGTGGCGGATACATACCATTAAAAACTACAATATTTCATTTCTTAGCTCCCGTAATATGTATCGGTTCAGGAGGAACGGTTGGACCAGAAGGACCGGCGGCTCAATTAGGCGGTGGTGTATCAAGCAAGATTTGTCAATTATTGGGTCTTTCAGATGTAAGAAGAAGAGTTTTCACAGCGGCTGGTTCGGGTGCAGCTATTGCCGCAATTTTTAACACTCCGCTTGGTGGTGTTTTCTTTGCAATTGAACTTATATTGTTAAATGATTTTAGTGCACCAACTCTGTCTGCAATAATCCTTGCTGCTGTATCTGCCAGTACAATATCGAGAGAATTACTTGGTGGTGAGTCTGTCATTGTATTTTCTTCCACTGATGCAGGCAGCTATCACTATCTTTATATGTATATGGTTCTCGGAATAATCGGAGGACTCTTCTCTGTACTTTTTCTCAGATATTCGAATTTAACAAATTATTTTTTTAAGAAAATTCTTTTTCCACGTCTTATCCCTCAGTGGTTGATAATGATAATTGTTGGTCTGATTATGGGAATTTCGGGATATTATTATAAAGATATATTTGGAATCGGATATTCGGGTATAAATAATATAATTGCAGGAAAAGTTCTTTGGAAAGTTGTCCTTGTCCTGTTCGCATTAAAATTTCTTCTTGTTCCTTTAATCATAAACTCAGGTGGATTTGGTGGAATGTTTGCACCTTCATTATTTATGGGTGCTTGTATTGGTTTTCTGTTTGCAACCGGAGCAAATTATTTTCTAGGTATGAATCTCGACACAACAACATATATCCTTGTTGGAATGGGAACTATGCTTGGTGGGATCAACACAATCCCGATAACAGCAATACTTATGATTTTTGAGATGACTCAAGAATACAGTTTTATGTTACCTCTCATGCTTGCGGTTATTGTGAGCACTATTATCAGCAGACTTGTTCAAAAGAAATCATTTCATCTTCGTCATCTTGAAGAACAAGGATATCAGGTTAATGAGGGGCGCGAACGAAATATTTTAAAATCAATTCTGATCAGGGATCTGGAACTAAAACCCTTAAATTCAATAAAAGAAACAACCAGGCTGCCAGATCTGATTAATAAACTTATTAAAGGTCCAGGTAGTTCTTTATATGTGATTAATGATGAAAACAGGATTACAGGTGTCATTACTGAAGTTGAACTCAAAAATATAATGACAGAATATGAAAACGTTAAAGATTTCATTGTAGCAACGGATATTGCAAACCCAAATCTTGTATTTCTTGCTCCTGAAGATAATCTTGATTATGTATTAAGATTGTTTAGTAAAGTCAATGCTGATAGTTTGCCAGTGATAAATGACGACGATGAAAATAAGATACTAGGAGCTGTTAGCAGATCTGAAATTCTGGAGATATACAATCTTGAAACATTGAAGGCTAATCTCGCTGAAGGATTATCAGAAGATATAAAATCAATTCGTGAAATTGGAACATCATCAGTAGCAACTGGCTATTCAATAACAGAAAAAATAGTGTTGCCCGAGATGATTGGTAAAAGTCTAAGAGAACTAAAGATACGATCTATATTTGGTCTGGAAGTATTAATGATTAAACATTCAAATGAGTTGTTTGATGATACTGAAATTGAAGAAACTATCATCAGTGCTGAGCCTGACTATAAATTAAAAGTAGGAGATAAGCTTGTTATTTTTGGAAAAGATGAAAATATCAAAGCATTCAAGAAAGAGTAG
- a CDS encoding CDP-alcohol phosphatidyltransferase family protein: MSRNKIFNASNSLSFLRLLLVIPAWIAFSNFDKTSRYTVAAIGIFAAITDILDGYLARKLNQITEFGKIIDPLADKVLVVFVVFNLFLIGDIPEYYFYLIVARDFLILIGGLIVSKKLGKVLPSDYLGKATVLAISFTLLMILLNVDRQSLPYLILYYLSILLIFISFINYVIKAIKSLNKMT, from the coding sequence ATGAGCAGAAATAAGATTTTCAATGCTTCAAACTCATTAAGTTTTCTTAGACTGCTTTTAGTAATTCCAGCCTGGATAGCATTTAGCAATTTTGATAAGACATCGCGTTATACTGTCGCAGCAATAGGAATCTTTGCTGCAATCACTGACATACTTGATGGATACCTTGCCCGGAAGCTTAATCAGATAACTGAATTTGGAAAAATTATAGATCCGCTTGCAGATAAAGTGCTGGTCGTTTTTGTAGTATTCAATTTATTTCTCATTGGAGATATTCCGGAATATTATTTCTATTTGATTGTGGCGAGAGACTTTTTGATTCTAATTGGTGGTTTAATAGTTTCAAAAAAGTTGGGGAAAGTGTTACCATCAGATTATCTTGGTAAAGCCACAGTACTTGCTATATCATTTACACTCTTAATGATATTATTAAATGTTGATAGACAGAGCTTGCCATATTTAATTTTATATTATTTGAGTATCCTCTTAATTTTTATATCCTTTATTAACTATGTAATAAAAGCTATAAAATCCTTAAACAAAATGACTTAA
- a CDS encoding MerR family transcriptional regulator, giving the protein MRDLSIKKLYYSISEVSKITDIEQYVLRYWETEFEQLTPQKNRAGNRIYTNKDIRLILYIKELLREKKYTIEGAKKILENYEQDKKPIVEVKEKKIIEDIKPEVEIVMDNISVKEDLKEIKEILKYLLQKI; this is encoded by the coding sequence ATGCGAGACCTTTCAATAAAAAAGTTATACTACTCAATCAGTGAAGTAAGCAAAATCACAGATATCGAACAGTACGTGTTGAGATATTGGGAAACTGAATTTGAACAGTTAACTCCACAAAAAAACAGAGCAGGCAACAGAATATATACAAATAAGGATATCCGCTTAATCCTTTACATCAAAGAACTTTTGAGAGAGAAAAAATATACTATTGAAGGTGCAAAAAAAATCCTTGAAAATTATGAACAGGATAAGAAACCAATCGTTGAGGTAAAAGAGAAAAAAATAATTGAAGATATTAAACCAGAAGTTGAAATTGTGATGGATAATATTTCAGTAAAAGAGGACCTTAAGGAGATTAAAGAAATCTTAAAATATTTGTTACAGAAAATTTAA
- a CDS encoding amidophosphoribosyltransferase — MQFSIQREKPTCNCGVFGIYGSQNASLETYYGLHALQHRGQEACGIVTKSTNQKNHEVFSVHKGEGLVTEVFVDQEIFQHKLKGDVAIGHNRYSTTGSAQSIKNIQPFIVNYRLGNLAVAHNGNLTNAREIREELVNEGSIFQTTSDTEVILHLIARSKLNDQIDQIKEALQKIEGAFSLVIMTDDKLVAARDPNGFRPLVIGKLNNAFIVTSETCAFDLISAEFIREVLPGEIVVIDDEVIQTREIKSYNIHTSIAPQKHCIFEFIYFSRPDSFIFGHNVDKMRRRLGKVLARNHPVYNEDDNKVIVISVPDSSNTTALGYQTELEKLGVNCRLEIGLIRSHYIGRTFIQPGQANREIGVKIKFNTVKGVLEGRTVVLIDDSIVRGTTSKQLVKLIRDANPKSIHLRISSSPITHPCYYGMDFPSKEELIAHNYNSDIQEIGKYLGVDTLEYLTIDEMLEAVSEAGKDNFCYACFSGKYPTVVDHKFKKEIYEI, encoded by the coding sequence ATGCAATTTAGCATCCAAAGAGAAAAACCAACCTGCAATTGTGGAGTATTTGGAATCTATGGTTCACAAAATGCTTCACTTGAAACTTACTATGGTTTACACGCGTTGCAGCATAGAGGTCAGGAAGCGTGTGGTATAGTAACAAAAAGCACCAATCAAAAAAATCATGAGGTATTTTCTGTACATAAAGGTGAAGGTCTTGTCACGGAAGTTTTTGTTGATCAGGAAATTTTTCAGCACAAACTCAAAGGTGATGTTGCAATTGGTCATAACCGCTACTCAACGACGGGTTCAGCTCAATCAATAAAAAATATACAACCTTTCATTGTCAATTACAGACTTGGCAATCTTGCAGTTGCACATAACGGAAATCTTACTAATGCTAGGGAAATTCGTGAAGAATTAGTAAACGAAGGCTCTATATTTCAAACTACAAGTGACACCGAAGTTATACTTCATTTAATTGCACGCAGTAAATTGAATGATCAAATTGATCAGATAAAAGAAGCACTCCAAAAAATAGAAGGTGCGTTCAGTCTTGTGATTATGACTGATGATAAGCTTGTTGCAGCCAGAGATCCAAATGGATTCAGACCTCTTGTAATTGGAAAACTGAATAATGCGTTTATTGTAACTTCAGAAACCTGTGCATTCGATCTGATTAGTGCAGAGTTTATTCGGGAAGTTTTGCCCGGCGAAATCGTGGTTATTGATGACGAAGTGATTCAAACAAGAGAAATAAAATCATACAACATTCATACTTCAATCGCACCTCAAAAACATTGTATTTTCGAGTTCATTTATTTCTCACGTCCGGATAGTTTCATCTTCGGTCACAATGTAGATAAAATGAGAAGAAGACTTGGTAAAGTACTTGCCAGGAACCATCCCGTCTATAATGAAGATGATAATAAAGTTATTGTTATTAGTGTGCCGGATAGTTCAAATACAACAGCTTTAGGTTATCAAACAGAACTGGAGAAACTCGGTGTTAATTGCAGATTGGAAATTGGTTTAATCCGAAGTCACTATATCGGCAGAACATTTATTCAACCGGGACAGGCTAACAGGGAAATTGGTGTTAAAATTAAATTCAACACAGTTAAAGGGGTTCTTGAAGGAAGAACTGTTGTGCTGATTGATGACTCAATTGTTCGTGGAACTACTTCAAAACAACTCGTTAAATTAATTCGTGATGCAAATCCAAAATCTATTCATCTTAGAATTTCATCTTCTCCAATAACTCATCCTTGTTATTATGGAATGGATTTCCCAAGCAAAGAGGAGTTAATCGCACATAATTATAACTCGGATATTCAAGAAATCGGCAAATATCTTGGAGTAGATACACTTGAATATCTGACAATTGATGAAATGCTCGAAGCAGTTTCAGAAGCAGGAAAAGATAATTTCTGTTATGCTTGTTTCTCCGGAAAATATCCTACAGTTGTTGATCACAAATTCAAAAAGGAAATATATGAGATTTAG